One segment of Toxoplasma gondii ME49 chromosome VI, whole genome shotgun sequence DNA contains the following:
- a CDS encoding iron only hydrogenase large subunit, c-terminal domain-containing protein (encoded by transcript TGME49_242580) — protein sequence MSMARESVANPSFSAAVKLADLDDYLAPAQSCVVPILTPERQNDQAVTRSVSGRARGNGVPGLGRSGIRTGDYGNSDRFNQGANLNDGKEYGRADLIRLVKPGRETGRAITDRGMHATGSRKREAVAMTSARKGNSAPNPNMTQGQEDAAGGEKGNAIAASTAVAKVSLYDCLACSGCVTSAEAVLLDHHSVDQFLRSVRSSSAKSITVVSLSFQSITALAHEFGSSPAKTLRRISTLFRLAGATYVLGTQVSDAIAVLEAEREFVRRYREAAERTASERTHLQSTVQVETDKEEGLSSPPTGGHSIDETTIPLVPADGLLPVLTSFCPGLVCYAEKSLHPSLLPYFSRVRSSQQIQGVLVKGLLCEVHNARSFFSRWRVAIPMANWFLSPMMKRTLSRYCHLTAGLSKQVCQQAARSNTAKTGNGDMHPLAGDLPSSRVQTDLRVPAKVECLRRNEELTPGDIFHVCVMPCFDKKLEAARPEFRSTPMATAADCLHSVPASSGHRLLSGLSEQAGTSLPNNGASGGDTPDVDLVLATNEVTTLMERLNVSFDELDDSPVDDFYDYFSGLWYQGSRCSGPFVGEPPHLADGACSMTQWGTPEDSPLPMLGHPVEQETPASRSDNIDKEFSKRDVKPSRPSEYLSGSGGYTDRVFRRAAWELFGVKVEGPLQFTQGRNEDYKEVTLVVDGEEKLRFAIAYGFRNIRNVVQRLKREISEETSKNNSRDHLRSPVRDFSNREHTASPHADIRIDGADEECIAVSHRRNKRAQRRFPHFIELAACPGGCLNGGGQMLSLGRSQRRASKNSHGYISTDSTGKSGTRISEVTISAKSAAIETERVIDAHAAGLSGLSSVTAGKVGSTSAKPDSETQKPLTCLTDLLHSSFVFHDPLHSREIELAYRYLQGRVRSSSASIGEEPVKTNRRQWRQSRAVKDRSDGEVTVDWWQRALSEEQEYKAMYTSFKSIFLTSEPPSGATMASLKW from the coding sequence ATGTCGATGGCGCGAGAAAGCGTCGCTAACCCGTCCTTCAGCGCAGCTGTCAAGCTGGCGGACTTGGACGACTACTTGGCACCTGCTCAGAGTTGCGTAGTCCCGATTCTGACACCAGAGCGCCAAAATGACCAGGCGGTAACCAGATCCGTTAGTGGCCGAGCGAGAGGGAATGGAGTACCAGGACTCGGGAGAAGTGGGATACGGACTGGGGACTATGGCAACAGCGACCGATTCAACCAGGGAGCAAATCTTAATGACGGCAAGGAATATGGGCGGGCAGATCTTATTCGGTTGGTGAAGCCCGGCCGGGAAACTGGGCGTGCGATTACCGATCGTGGTATGCATGCAACAGGCAGCAGGAAAAGGGAGGCTGTTGCAATGACGTCTGCTCGGAAGGGGAACAGTGCGCCGAACCCGAATATGACACAAGGACAGGAAGATGCGGCAGGCGGGGAGAAAGGTAATGCCATAGCGGCGTCCACAGCTGTGGCCAAGGTTTCCCTCTATGACTGCTTGGCTTGCAGCGGATGTGTTACCTCAGCAGAAGCAGTTTTGTTGGACCATCACTCTGTAGATCAGTTTCTCCGGTCGGTGCGGAGCTCTTCGGCAAAGTCAATTACAGTGGTGTCATTATCTTTTCAATCTATAACAGCCCTTGCTCACGAGTTTGGGTCATCACCGGCCAAGACGTTACGGCGGATTTCCACGCTGTTTCGACTAGCCGGTGCTACGTACGTTCTTGGTACGCAAGTTAGTGACGCAATTGCCGTATTAGAAGCTGAGCGAGAGTTTGTTCGGCGATACAGGGAGGCAGCGGAACGGACTGCAAGTGAACGAACTCATCTTCAGTCGACAGTTCAGGTCGAgacagacaaggaagaggGCCTTTCTTCACCTCCCACAGGGGGGCACTCGATTGACGAAACAACCATTCCGCTTGTTCCTGCCGATGGCTTGTTGCCAGTTCTGACATCATTTTGTCCAGGGCTGGTGTGCTACGCGGAGAAGAGTCTCCACCCTTCATTGCTTCCATATTTCAGCCGTGTCCGCAGCAGCCAGCAGATCCAAGGGGTTCTGGTGAAAGGCCTTTTGTGCGAAGTTCACAACGCCcgctcctttttctcccgcTGGCGAGTTGCCATTCCAATGGCAAACTGGTTCCTGTCACCGATGATGAAGCGGACTTTATCTCGCTACTGCCACTTAACTGCAGGTCTGAGCAAACAAGTGTGCCAGCAGGCAGCCCGCAGCAATACTGCCAAGACAGGTAACGGTGATATGCATCCATTGGCCGGTGACCTGCCCAGCAGTCGAGTGCAAACAGACTTGCGTGTTCCTGCCAAGGTTGAATGCCTGAGGCGAAATGAGGAACTAACACCAGGGGACATATTTCACGTCTGTGTAATGCCTTGTTTTGACAAAAAGCTGGAAGCCGCCCGACCTGAGTTCCGGAGCACTCCCATGGCAACAGCAGCAGATTGCCTTCACTCAGTTCCCGCCTCCTCGGGACATCGACTACTCTCTGGTTTGTCAGAGCAAGCTGGTACATCGCTGCCCAACAATGGTGCCTCCGGTGGGGATACTCCCGACGTGGACCTTGTGCTCGCTACCAACGAAGTGACGACACTCATGGAGCGGTTGAACGTCAGCTTTGATGAGCTAGACGACTCGCCAGTAGATGACTTCTATGACTATTTCTCGGGACTTTGGTATCAAGGAAGCCGCTGCTCAGGTCCGTTCGTAGGAGAGCCACCCCACTTGGCTGACGGAGCTTGCTCTATGACTCAGTGGGGTACGCCTGAAGATTCACCTCTACCGATGCTTGGGCATCCCGTGGAGCAGGAAACACCCGCAAGCCGCTCTGACAACATTGATAAAGAATTTAGTAAGAGAGACGTGAAACCAAGCCGTCCTTCTGAGTACCTTTCTGGTAGCGGAGGCTATACAGATCGCGTGTTCCGGAGAGCAGCGTGGGAGTTATTTGGCGTCAAAGTTGAAGGTCCCCTACAGTTTACTCAGGGACGAAATGAGGACTATAAAGAAGTGACTCTTGTCGTtgacggggaagagaagTTGCGTTTCGCTATTGCCTATGGGTTTAGAAACATTCGAAATGTCGTTCAGCGGCTCAAACGAGAGATCAGTGAGGAAACATCAAAAAACAACAGCCGAGATCATCTCCGTTCGCCTGTGCGCGATTTTTCTAATCGCGAACATACCGCTTCTCCTCATGCTGATATTCGAATTGATGGTGCTGATGAAGAGTGTATCGCCGTGTCCCACAGAAGGAACAAGCGTGCACAGAGGCGGTTCCCCCACTTCATCGAGCTCGCAGCGTGCCCAGGAGGGTGCCTCAATGGAGGAGGGCAAATGCTGTCGCTGGGAAGGAGCCAGCGTAGGGCGTCCAAAAATTCACATGGTTACATTTCTACCGATTCGACAGGCAAATCGGGCACAAGAATCAGTGAGGTTACAATCAGTGCGAAGTCAGCAGCGATCGAGACTGAACGGGTGATCGATGCACACGCGGCCGGTTTGTCAGGATTGAGTTCTGTCACAGCGGGAAAAGTTGGGAGCACATCAGCGAAACCGGACAGTGAAACCCAAAAGCCCCTGACATGTCTGACagatcttcttcactcgTCGTTCGTCTTCCACGACCCGCTGCATAGCCGAGAGATCGAACTGGCGTACAGGTATCTTCAGGGTCGTGTGCGGAGTTCTTCTGCAAGTATCGGAGAAGAACCTGTGAAAACGAACAGGCGACAGTGGAGGCAATCACGTGCTGTTAAGGATCGTAGTGACGGCGAGGTCACAGTTGACTGGTGGCAACGAGCGCTGAGTGAGGAGCAGGAGTACAAGGCCATGTACACCAGTTTCAAGAGCATTTTCCTTACGTCTGAGCCACCTTCCGGTGCAACGATGGCGTCACTGAAGTGGTAG
- a CDS encoding hypothetical protein (encoded by transcript TGME49_242590~Signal peptide predicted by SignalP 2.0 HMM (probability 0.962) with cleavage site probability 0.952 at residue 19): MGLSNVIFLCLFCCGTTRAYRVLPGQEEVLDAKLLQSPLYGPLSGVAFHLAMISQSLSRAQRQALNDEALMKLLDSVQIRSNRIRPLLENVFLLLSKNRLTTGDTEMLQTDFEAMQNIFSQMQRQVQEIGALEDNNSSQGPYNSLSLHVREGSQQAAGLHAAGASHTKSIPSLIAHFLTTEFFPGAEKAYKLDRKLDNFENGEARHYSVADELYSDWRNAHSGIQRSGKRILALIAKVKKSIPRLPSSDEEERLAAAAYFMPKGVSDKVKRQNWHIIGHRLDEAENVAATLVHSLQQTRTKQGKIEHFDLPAAIAIVSQIESIIPRLIEVHKNLHNSEDRVRFLCNRAYRDAIEKQAPLERNNTLRRKLNRLKHDLISMIKGVRQEMALLLGISSGRTTNTIALDLMEPLERFAELEREAHERSQPSRFSAELSDLRALLSDLHRDASHLRRFIQVGDNELHSGEEL; the protein is encoded by the exons ATGGGATTATCAAATGTCATTTTCCTCTGTTTATTTTGTTGTGGCACAACTCGTGCGTATCGAGTTCTCCCGGGACAGGAGGAGGTCCTTGACGCAAAACTTTTGCAGTCCCCTCTTTATGGCCCGTTGTCAGGTGTGGCATTCCACTTAGCCATGATATCTCAGTCCCTTTCTCGTGCGCAGAGACAAGCCCTAAACGATGAAGCCCTTATGAAGCTACTCGACTCGGTCCAAATCAGAAGTAACAGGATCAGGCCGCTGCTCGAAAAT gttttccttctcttgtcGAAGAATCGTTTGACGACCGGCGACACTGAAATGCTGCAGACGGATTTTGAGGCGATGCAAAACATATTCTCACAG ATGCAACGCCAAGTCCAAGAAATAGGAGCACTGGAGGACAACAACTCGTCACAAGGACCTTATAATTCACTGTCACTGCATGTCCGAGAGGGATCACAGCAAGCTGCAG GATTGCACGCTGCGGGCGCGAGTCACACAAAATCAATTCCCTCACTCATCGCCCACTTCCTGACAACAGAATTCTTTCCGGGTGCAGAAAAAGCTTACAAATTGGACAGAAAGCTGGACAATTTTGAGAATGGGGAGGCACGCCATTATTCTGTTGCGGATGAGTTGTATTCGGACTGGCGCAACGCACACAGTGGCATTCAGCGGTCAGGGAAGAGGATCCTCGCCCTGATCGCGAAAGTTAAGAAATCCATCCCTCGGCTTCCATCATCTGATGAGGAAGAACGTCTTGCAGCTGCAGCATATTTTATGCCAAAA GGTGTATCTGATAAAGTCAAG AGACAAAACTGGCACATCATCGGTCACAGGctggacgaagcagagaacgtTGCTGCCACGCTTGTCCACAGCCTGCAGCAAACCAGAACGAAGCAGGGGAAAATTGAACACTTCGATTTGCCTGCG GCCATCGCGATAGTCAGTCAGATCGAGAGTATTATCCCCAGGCTGATAGAGGTGCATAAAAATTTGCACAATTCGGAAGACAGAGTCAG GTTCCTGTGTAATCGAGCTTATCGTGACGCAATAGAAAAGCAGGCGCCTCTGGAGAGAAATAATACACTGAGACGGAAGCTCAACAG GCTAAAACACGACTTGATTTCCATGATAAAGGGAGTACGGCAGGAGATGGCTCTCCTTCTTGGAATCTCCTCTGGACGAACGACGAACACTATTGCCCTGGACCTGATGGAGCCTTTGGAGAGATTCGCGGAGTTGGAAAGAGAAGCACACGAGCGAAGCCAACCTAGTAGGTTCAGCGCTGAGCTCAGTGATTTGCGTGCGCTGCTAAGTGACCTACACCGCGACGCATCACACCTTCGTCGCTTTATTCAA GTTGGAGACAACGAACTGCATTCAGGAGAGGAGCTTTGA